The Neofelis nebulosa isolate mNeoNeb1 chromosome 16, mNeoNeb1.pri, whole genome shotgun sequence genome includes a window with the following:
- the TMEM107 gene encoding transmembrane protein 107, with protein MGRISGLVPSRFLTLLAHLVVVITLFWSRDSNIQACLPLTFTPEEYEKQDIQLVAALSVTLGLFAVELAGFFSGVSMFNSTQSLISIGAHCSASVALSFFIFERWECTTYWYIFAFCSALPAVTEMALFISVFGLKKKPF; from the exons ATGGGCCGGATCTCGGGGCTCGTGCCCTCTCGCTTCCTGACGCTCCTGGCGCATCTGGTGGTCGTCATCACCTTGTTCTGGTCGCGG GACAGCAACATCCAAGCCTGCCTGCCTCTCACGTTCACCCCCGAGGAGTACGAGAAGCAGGACATTCA GCTCGTGGCAGCGCTGTCCGTCACTCTGGGCCTCTTTGCAGTGGAGCTGGCCGGTTTCTTCTCAGGGGTTTCCATGTTCAACAGCACCCAGAGCCTCATCT CCATTGGGGCTCATTGTAGTGCATCTGTGGCCCTGTCCTTTTTCATATTCGAGCGTTGGGAGTGTACCACGTACTGGTACATTTTCGCCTTCTGCAG TGCCCTCCCAGCTGTCACTGAAATGGCATTGTTCATCAGCGTCTTTGGACTGAAAAAGAAACCTTTCTGA